In Asanoa sp. WMMD1127, one genomic interval encodes:
- a CDS encoding alpha-ketoglutarate-dependent dioxygenase AlkB, translating into MHGIAHQPSMFDLVEEPTLGPLDGRVQRTTLTRGAWVDHLPGWIDGSEVILERLLEDDIGWRAERREMYEREVDVPRLLRWYDGDEELPHPLLTEARERLTAYYADELRERFVTAGMCLYRDGRDSVAWHGDTTGRSSSQDTLVAIVSFGSPRPLMLRPRGGGGDSLKFPLGHGDLVVMGGSCQRTWEHAIPKTAKKVGPRVSVQFRPIGVS; encoded by the coding sequence ATGCACGGCATCGCACACCAGCCCTCGATGTTCGACCTGGTCGAGGAGCCGACCCTCGGCCCGCTCGACGGGCGCGTCCAGCGCACCACGCTCACCCGGGGCGCCTGGGTCGACCACCTGCCCGGGTGGATCGACGGCTCCGAGGTCATCCTGGAGCGGCTGCTCGAAGACGACATCGGGTGGCGGGCCGAACGCCGCGAGATGTACGAGCGCGAGGTCGACGTGCCCCGCCTGCTCCGGTGGTACGACGGCGACGAGGAGCTGCCCCATCCATTGCTCACGGAGGCCCGCGAGCGGCTGACCGCCTACTACGCCGACGAGCTTCGGGAGCGGTTCGTCACCGCCGGCATGTGCCTCTACCGCGACGGGCGCGACAGCGTCGCCTGGCACGGCGACACGACCGGCCGCTCGTCGAGCCAGGACACCCTGGTCGCGATCGTCTCGTTCGGCTCGCCCCGGCCGCTGATGCTGCGCCCCCGCGGCGGTGGCGGCGACAGCCTCAAGTTTCCGCTCGGCCACGGCGACCTGGTCGTCATGGGCGGCTCGTGCCAACGCACCTGGGAACACGCGATCCCGAAGACCGCCAAGAAGGTCGGTCCCCGGGTCAGCGTGCAGTTCCGGCCGATCGGCGTCAGTTAG
- a CDS encoding SigB/SigF/SigG family RNA polymerase sigma factor produces the protein MSTQTVFESTPDTALPTETATELLTALAALPAGHPSRAALRDRTIEAWLPLANHLAHRYSGRGEPTDDLLQTAAVGLIKAVDKFDPTRGVDFAGYAIPTIIGELKRHFRDRTWDIRVPRRLQELRLAISEANSSLLQSLGRSPTVADIAAHLKLTEEEVLEGLEGARAYNAVSLSTPTGDSERGTELGDLLGSEDTSFELAELRVALGPALATLDEREQKILTLRFYGNLTQSQIADQIGVSQMHVSRLLARALTKLRGQLTESSFS, from the coding sequence ATGTCGACGCAGACAGTCTTCGAGTCCACTCCAGACACGGCTCTGCCGACGGAGACCGCGACGGAGCTGCTCACCGCCCTGGCTGCGCTGCCAGCGGGTCATCCGTCCCGGGCCGCGTTGCGGGACCGCACCATCGAGGCCTGGCTCCCCCTGGCCAACCACCTCGCCCACCGCTACAGCGGCCGCGGCGAACCCACCGACGACCTGCTCCAGACCGCCGCCGTCGGCCTCATCAAGGCCGTCGACAAGTTCGACCCCACGCGCGGCGTCGACTTCGCCGGCTACGCGATTCCCACGATCATCGGCGAGCTCAAGCGGCACTTCCGGGACCGCACCTGGGACATCCGGGTGCCTCGGCGGCTGCAGGAGCTGCGCCTGGCCATCTCCGAGGCCAACAGCTCCCTGCTCCAGTCGCTCGGCCGCTCCCCGACGGTCGCCGACATCGCCGCCCACCTCAAGCTCACCGAGGAAGAGGTCCTCGAGGGTCTCGAAGGGGCGCGGGCCTACAACGCGGTGTCGCTGTCGACCCCGACGGGCGACAGCGAGCGCGGGACCGAGCTCGGCGACCTGCTCGGCTCCGAGGACACCTCCTTCGAGCTGGCGGAGCTGCGGGTGGCGTTGGGTCCGGCGCTGGCGACGCTCGACGAGCGCGAGCAGAAGATCCTCACCCTGCGGTTCTACGGCAACCTCACGCAGTCGCAGATCGCCGACCAGATCGGCGTCTCGCAGATGCACGTCTCGCGGCTGCTGGCCCGCGCGCTGACCAAGCTGCGCGGTCAGCTGACGGAGAGCAGCTTCAGCTAA
- a CDS encoding GNAT family N-acetyltransferase, protein MEIREATPADWPRIYPFFAAITDAGTTYAYPPDHSLESARSWWMEAPPGLTVVAESDGQLLGSAKMGPNRPGRGSHIATASFMVDPAHQGRGVGKALGTYAVEWARAAGFVGMQFNAVVETNVVAVRLWQQLGFTIMTTIPEAFDHRVHGLVGLHVMYQKF, encoded by the coding sequence GTGGAGATTCGCGAGGCGACCCCGGCCGACTGGCCGCGCATCTATCCGTTCTTCGCCGCCATCACCGATGCGGGCACCACCTATGCCTATCCGCCGGATCACTCCTTGGAGTCGGCGCGGTCGTGGTGGATGGAGGCGCCGCCGGGATTGACGGTCGTCGCCGAGTCCGACGGTCAGCTCCTGGGTTCGGCGAAGATGGGGCCCAACCGGCCCGGGCGGGGATCGCACATCGCCACCGCCAGCTTCATGGTCGATCCGGCGCATCAGGGACGCGGCGTCGGCAAGGCGCTCGGCACCTATGCGGTCGAGTGGGCGCGCGCCGCGGGTTTCGTCGGGATGCAGTTCAACGCCGTGGTCGAGACCAACGTGGTCGCGGTGCGGCTGTGGCAGCAGCTTGGCTTCACGATCATGACGACGATCCCCGAAGCGTTCGACCATCGCGTGCACGGTTTGGTCGGCCTGCACGTGATGTACCAAAAGTTCTAG